One Terriglobia bacterium genomic window carries:
- a CDS encoding transglycosylase domain-containing protein, with the protein MSHEESAAPEGLPENWTPLENRRDWWKPFRINLLIIKNNSRWVMLTVIPVLLATIGLFEARTSEIEARILSSLASKLSYTVQPGPSPTITFPLGGPFNEQRGYAGLPEFEHRLTDAGFRVVAQARLSPELERLARWRITPPFREPAVTGLVVRGENSTVLYDAGAREQAFKTYADIPTPVVKALLLVENRELDEDSDFATRNPVVDWGRLGKAGLMYAGHKIGLPLPVEGGSTLATQIEKFRYADGGRTNSAADKLRQMLSASLRVYRSGPDTRAERREIVLDYVNSVPLAAAPEYGEVYGMGNGLYAWFGMDLAETRAVFSGPAPSPDKARAFKHMMALICAARAPSFYLAQNRGALETRVDFYVRQLETDGTISSDFARAVEATPLEFLPHAPLPQSVPFVERKATNALRAHLLADLGIPDLYTLDRLHLDADTTLNVPLQNQVLRLLGQMQDPAFVQAQGLRNDKYLFMRGDPSQVTYSFTLFERTPEGNLLRVQADTLNQPFDLNEGMKLELGSTAKLRTLAHYLELIASLYQGYHGLDAATLASKVKSAPDPITQWTADTMRANPDITLASLLDQSLDRQYSGNPGEVFFTGGGAHVFANFDKEENSRNFTLREGLAQSVNLVYIRLMRDLVRFHEARLSYNTDTILNDSDNPVRLKMLGEIADKESQHILFDAFKDYRGLDEQAIVDKILGSRNTSQRQLAMLFFAWNPGAGADKLAQWLAARHAAVTPEEAAKLLKSYDPSRLNISDYGYLLSRHPLDVWASGQMANQPSMTWNDLFKKSADARQVTAKWLFQTKNRRAQDLRIRIRIEEDAFARMTPYWQRLAFPFDHLVPSYATAIGSSADRPVALAELMGIILNGGVRLPIQRLEKLRFAADTPYETVFEPQQQSGERVMEPEVAHALHDVVIGVVQNGTASRLVHAFREPDGKEIVTGGKTGSGDNEYKTRRFNKVISRTGTFVFYIGDKYFGVVTAYVAGSKAASYGFTSALPVTALKLLAPTLMSTLPNIAEN; encoded by the coding sequence ATGTCGCACGAGGAATCTGCAGCTCCGGAGGGCTTACCTGAAAACTGGACTCCATTAGAAAATCGGCGGGATTGGTGGAAACCGTTCCGAATCAATCTTCTAATCATTAAAAATAACTCGCGATGGGTGATGCTGACGGTCATCCCCGTCCTTCTGGCAACCATCGGCCTGTTTGAAGCACGTACATCTGAAATCGAAGCGAGAATTCTGTCGTCGCTCGCATCCAAGCTTTCCTACACGGTCCAGCCGGGGCCGAGCCCGACGATCACCTTTCCGCTTGGCGGCCCCTTCAACGAACAACGCGGTTACGCAGGACTCCCGGAATTCGAGCACCGGCTGACGGATGCGGGGTTCCGCGTAGTGGCACAGGCCCGCCTTTCTCCGGAACTCGAACGTCTCGCCCGCTGGCGGATTACTCCACCCTTCCGGGAACCCGCCGTGACAGGTCTGGTCGTCCGTGGAGAAAACAGCACGGTGCTCTATGATGCCGGCGCCCGCGAACAGGCCTTCAAAACCTATGCCGACATCCCTACTCCGGTCGTCAAGGCGCTGCTGCTCGTCGAAAACCGGGAATTGGATGAGGATTCGGACTTCGCGACTCGCAATCCCGTGGTCGACTGGGGACGCCTGGGCAAGGCCGGACTGATGTACGCCGGCCACAAGATCGGACTTCCCCTCCCTGTGGAAGGCGGCAGCACGCTGGCGACACAGATCGAGAAGTTTCGCTACGCCGATGGCGGCCGGACGAATTCCGCCGCAGACAAACTGCGCCAGATGCTCAGCGCCAGCCTTCGCGTCTACCGCTCCGGGCCGGACACCCGCGCCGAGCGCCGTGAAATCGTTCTGGATTACGTGAACTCCGTCCCGCTCGCCGCCGCCCCCGAGTATGGCGAAGTTTATGGCATGGGGAACGGACTGTACGCCTGGTTCGGCATGGACCTCGCCGAAACGCGCGCCGTCTTTTCCGGGCCGGCTCCCTCTCCAGACAAGGCTCGCGCCTTCAAACACATGATGGCGCTGATCTGCGCCGCCCGCGCGCCATCCTTTTATCTGGCGCAAAATCGCGGCGCTCTTGAAACGCGCGTCGACTTCTATGTCCGGCAACTGGAAACCGATGGCACCATCTCCAGCGATTTCGCACGCGCTGTGGAAGCAACTCCTCTCGAGTTCCTGCCGCATGCGCCACTGCCTCAATCCGTACCCTTTGTCGAACGGAAAGCGACGAACGCCCTCCGCGCTCACCTCCTGGCCGATCTCGGCATACCGGATTTGTACACGCTGGATCGCCTGCACCTGGACGCCGACACCACGCTGAATGTTCCGCTGCAAAACCAGGTGCTCCGGCTCCTGGGACAAATGCAGGATCCCGCTTTCGTTCAGGCCCAGGGTCTTCGAAACGACAAATACCTGTTCATGCGCGGCGATCCGTCCCAGGTAACCTACAGCTTCACGCTGTTCGAGCGGACACCCGAAGGCAACCTGCTTCGCGTACAAGCCGATACCCTGAATCAGCCTTTCGATCTGAACGAAGGAATGAAACTCGAACTGGGCAGTACGGCCAAGCTGCGCACCCTGGCTCACTATCTCGAACTCATCGCTTCGCTTTATCAGGGCTACCATGGCCTCGACGCCGCAACTCTGGCATCCAAGGTCAAGTCGGCTCCCGATCCGATTACGCAGTGGACGGCGGATACGATGCGCGCGAATCCGGATATCACTCTCGCGTCGCTTCTCGACCAGTCCCTCGACCGCCAGTATTCCGGCAATCCTGGTGAGGTCTTCTTTACCGGCGGAGGCGCACACGTCTTCGCCAATTTCGACAAAGAGGAAAACTCTAGAAATTTCACGTTGCGTGAGGGCCTGGCCCAATCGGTTAATCTCGTCTATATCCGTTTGATGCGGGACCTCGTGCGGTTTCATGAAGCGCGCTTGTCGTACAACACCGACACGATCCTGAACGATTCGGACAATCCGGTTCGCCTCAAAATGCTTGGCGAGATCGCAGACAAGGAATCGCAGCACATCCTGTTCGACGCATTCAAGGATTACCGGGGCCTGGATGAGCAGGCGATCGTCGACAAGATTCTCGGAAGCCGGAACACATCGCAGCGCCAGCTGGCGATGCTCTTCTTCGCCTGGAACCCCGGCGCCGGCGCGGACAAACTCGCACAGTGGCTTGCGGCGCGGCACGCTGCCGTTACCCCGGAGGAAGCAGCCAAATTGCTCAAGTCCTATGACCCGAGCCGCCTGAACATCTCCGATTACGGTTATCTATTGAGCCGCCATCCTCTCGATGTCTGGGCCTCCGGCCAGATGGCCAATCAGCCCTCGATGACATGGAACGACTTGTTCAAGAAAAGCGCCGACGCCCGTCAGGTCACTGCAAAATGGCTTTTCCAGACCAAGAACCGCCGGGCGCAGGACCTCCGGATCCGGATCCGGATCGAAGAGGATGCCTTCGCCCGGATGACCCCGTACTGGCAGCGGCTCGCGTTTCCTTTCGATCATCTCGTGCCCTCCTATGCGACGGCGATTGGAAGCTCTGCGGATCGTCCGGTGGCTCTGGCCGAGTTGATGGGCATTATTCTCAACGGCGGTGTACGCCTGCCGATTCAGCGCCTTGAAAAGTTGCGCTTCGCGGCGGACACTCCATATGAAACCGTCTTTGAACCGCAGCAGCAGTCCGGCGAACGCGTCATGGAGCCGGAAGTCGCTCATGCTTTGCATGACGTCGTGATCGGCGTCGTGCAGAACGGAACCGCCAGCCGGCTGGTGCACGCCTTTCGCGAACCTGACGGAAAGGAAATCGTCACCGGCGGAAAGACGGGCTCCGGCGACAACGAATACAAAACCCGCCGGTTTAACAAGGTTATCAGCCGCACCGGCACCTTCGTGTTTTACATCGGAGATAAATATTTCGGAGTCGTCACGGCCTACGTCGCCGGCTCCAAAGCCGCCAGTTACGGATTCACAAGCGCACTTCCCGTGACTGCATTGAAGCTGCTGGCGCCGACGCTGATGTCGACGCTGCCCAACATCGCGGAGAACTGA
- a CDS encoding Fic family protein, with product MPLDPFKNLILTSDLLRLVGEIDEFKGAWKAFGTLAPERLATLKQIATVESVGASTRIEGAKLTDREVDMLLSNLDLGSFRTRDEQEVAGYAEATKLVFDSWREIPLTENYIKQLHGILLKFSNRDEHHRGNYKTLVNNVEAFDAHGRSVGVIFETAAPFDTPRLMQELVAYTNRELAGHTHHPLLVVAVFVVRFLAIHPFQDGNGRLARVLTNLLLLWTGYAYAPYSSLERVVEENREQYYRALRSAQGTLDRDESRLMDWIRFFLQSLVEQKNALAEKVEREKLMGALPALDEQLLELVKQHGKLTLSDAVKLTQTNRNTLKLHFRQLVQAGRLRLLGRGRSSWYEVV from the coding sequence ATGCCATTGGATCCATTTAAGAATCTGATACTTACATCCGACCTTCTGAGGCTTGTGGGTGAGATTGACGAGTTCAAAGGCGCCTGGAAGGCGTTCGGCACGCTTGCGCCGGAACGGCTGGCCACTCTGAAGCAGATCGCGACGGTCGAGTCGGTCGGGGCCTCGACCCGCATCGAAGGCGCAAAGTTGACGGATCGCGAGGTCGACATGCTGCTGTCCAATCTGGATCTCGGGTCCTTCCGGACGCGGGACGAACAGGAGGTCGCGGGCTATGCCGAGGCGACGAAGCTGGTCTTCGATTCGTGGCGCGAAATTCCGCTGACGGAGAACTACATCAAGCAGCTCCACGGGATACTGCTGAAATTTTCGAACCGGGACGAACATCATCGGGGCAACTACAAGACGCTGGTGAACAATGTCGAGGCTTTCGATGCGCACGGCCGGAGCGTCGGCGTTATTTTCGAAACCGCAGCGCCTTTTGATACTCCGCGATTGATGCAGGAGCTGGTGGCATATACGAACCGGGAGCTGGCGGGCCACACGCATCATCCTCTCCTTGTCGTTGCCGTGTTTGTGGTGCGGTTCCTGGCGATCCATCCGTTTCAGGATGGCAATGGCCGGCTTGCGCGCGTGCTCACGAACCTTCTCCTGTTGTGGACCGGATACGCGTACGCGCCGTACAGTTCGCTCGAGCGCGTTGTCGAAGAAAACCGGGAGCAGTATTACCGTGCGCTGCGAAGCGCGCAGGGCACGTTGGATAGGGATGAATCCCGTCTCATGGACTGGATTCGATTTTTCCTTCAGTCACTCGTGGAACAGAAGAATGCCCTGGCGGAAAAGGTCGAGCGGGAGAAGCTCATGGGGGCGCTCCCGGCACTCGACGAACAATTGCTCGAGCTTGTGAAACAGCACGGCAAGCTCACGTTATCGGACGCCGTGAAGCTGACGCAGACCAATCGGAACACGCTGAAGCTGCATTTCCGCCAGCTCGTTCAAGCCGGGCGGCTGCGGCTTCTCGGCCGCGGCCGCAGTTCATGGTACGAGGTGGTGTGA
- a CDS encoding DUF6152 family protein, with protein MKYRVCGAVAVALGAFFAAAPLFAHHEILAKFDDKKPMTLKGTVTKLDWANPHAHIFINVGSGNAVANWAVELESPAELGKSGWGRDSVKPGDSLTVQGIAARDGSRQVWANSVVMASNNKKLFDVATASKPAGGASAPTPRWPDGQPRLGPVPGQTGYWGEPTVTFLAQTGANVQVDKYGLLKNIADAPKVAPFQKWALDLFELRQRDFLKDDPQFQFCKPPGGPRQFQEAYGIQFSEDRDKKRIFVLIGSGNRNYRIIYTDGREQKGQLRGDADNPLYYGRADGKWEGDAFVVDTKGFNEKFWMSNGGLPHTDQLHLTERFTRSDMNTLKYEVTVDDPGAYTKQWTSNWTLKWVAGEEMPVYYCQDNRP; from the coding sequence ATGAAGTATCGCGTCTGCGGCGCAGTGGCCGTTGCCCTTGGCGCTTTTTTTGCCGCGGCACCCTTATTCGCGCATCACGAAATCCTTGCCAAATTCGATGATAAGAAACCGATGACCTTGAAGGGGACGGTCACCAAGCTGGACTGGGCGAATCCCCACGCCCACATTTTCATCAATGTAGGCAGCGGAAATGCTGTGGCGAACTGGGCCGTCGAACTCGAAAGCCCCGCGGAACTCGGCAAATCCGGGTGGGGGCGGGACAGCGTGAAGCCCGGCGATTCGTTGACGGTGCAAGGTATTGCGGCGCGGGACGGCAGCCGGCAGGTATGGGCCAATTCCGTCGTGATGGCCAGCAATAATAAGAAACTGTTTGATGTCGCCACTGCCTCGAAGCCTGCCGGAGGCGCTTCCGCGCCGACTCCGCGCTGGCCCGACGGACAGCCGCGCTTGGGTCCTGTTCCCGGACAGACGGGATATTGGGGCGAGCCCACCGTCACGTTTCTGGCGCAAACCGGAGCGAATGTTCAGGTCGATAAGTATGGACTCCTGAAAAACATTGCAGACGCGCCGAAGGTTGCGCCCTTTCAGAAGTGGGCGCTGGATCTGTTCGAGCTGCGTCAGCGGGACTTCTTGAAAGACGATCCGCAGTTCCAGTTCTGCAAACCGCCGGGCGGGCCGCGGCAGTTTCAGGAAGCTTATGGCATTCAGTTCTCGGAAGACCGCGACAAGAAGCGCATCTTTGTGCTCATCGGAAGCGGCAATCGAAACTATCGCATCATCTACACGGATGGACGAGAGCAAAAAGGCCAACTTCGAGGCGATGCCGACAATCCGCTGTATTACGGCCGCGCCGATGGAAAGTGGGAAGGCGACGCGTTCGTTGTAGATACCAAAGGTTTCAATGAGAAGTTCTGGATGAGCAATGGCGGTCTGCCGCATACAGATCAGTTGCACCTGACTGAACGCTTTACGCGTTCCGACATGAACACCTTGAAGTACGAGGTGACTGTCGATGATCCGGGCGCATATACGAAGCAGTGGACCAGCAACTGGACCCTGAAGTGGGTTGCTGGAGAAGAGATGCCGGTTTATTATTGTCAGGACAATCGGCCGTGA
- a CDS encoding CPXCG motif-containing cysteine-rich protein: protein MMEYFFACPYCGEEISMVLDTSVRSQTYVEDCEVCCRPIQIRYVVHGEDVVEFEAKTGK from the coding sequence ATTATGGAATACTTTTTCGCGTGTCCTTATTGTGGTGAAGAGATTTCAATGGTGCTCGACACATCGGTGCGGAGCCAGACCTATGTCGAAGACTGTGAAGTCTGCTGCCGGCCCATACAGATTCGATACGTCGTCCACGGTGAGGACGTCGTCGAATTTGAGGCGAAGACAGGGAAATAG
- a CDS encoding PQQ-binding-like beta-propeller repeat protein — MRRSVFVVLSLLLAAATIVAQQGAKNGEWRTWGGDGGNTRYSPLDQINAQNVKNLKIAWVWKSDNFGAAPEMKNENTPLMVNGVLYFAAGDRRAVIAADPATGETLWVYRYPEPTDRITGVRKNNRGLAYWSDGRQSKILTVTPGYELIALDARTGQPDAVFGNKGIVDLTEQLEKDANFNPSVAHLMNTSPPLVFGNVAIIPTALENARVVKSMKATKADMLAFDVRTGKKLWSFHTIPRNGEFGEETWLNGSNIYTGHTGAWAPFTVDEQLGYVYIPVEGATGDQYGGQRPGNNLFSSSIVCLDIKTGKRIWHYQLTHHDIWDYDMPTAPILADITVNGRPVKAVVQLTKQAFAFVFDRTNGQPVFPIEERPVPQSDAPGEKTSPTQPFPIKPAAVDRQGMSESDLIDFTPQLKQMALDAVKGFRLGPMFTPPSVVDPAKGTKGTLTFPGSGGVDWEGGALDPETGFLYVGSATRTDTAVYGLQKPNPGETDIEMTGTASVAPTIQRLPIVKPPWTRITAINLNTGDTLWQVPNGGTPEWVTNHPLLKGVKLPQTGSVGRAPLLMATKTLLFAGSGYETEPAFRAFDKKTGALIWETQTQPGPPTGVPMTYIYKGKQYVVVAVEGNAATRTASALVAYTLP, encoded by the coding sequence ATGAGGCGTTCTGTCTTCGTTGTTCTTTCGCTGCTTCTGGCGGCGGCGACGATCGTTGCGCAACAAGGTGCGAAGAATGGAGAGTGGCGCACGTGGGGCGGTGACGGGGGTAACACGCGATACTCGCCGCTCGATCAAATCAACGCGCAGAACGTCAAAAACCTGAAAATTGCATGGGTATGGAAGAGCGACAACTTCGGCGCTGCGCCGGAAATGAAGAATGAGAACACTCCGTTGATGGTGAACGGAGTTCTATATTTCGCGGCGGGCGACAGGCGCGCTGTGATCGCGGCCGATCCCGCGACGGGTGAGACGTTGTGGGTCTACAGGTATCCGGAGCCAACGGACCGCATAACCGGCGTTCGGAAAAACAACCGCGGCCTCGCATACTGGAGCGATGGCCGCCAGTCGAAGATCCTGACGGTCACACCGGGTTACGAACTCATCGCGCTCGATGCCAGGACCGGGCAGCCCGACGCCGTGTTCGGAAACAAGGGCATCGTCGATCTCACCGAGCAGCTTGAAAAGGACGCCAACTTCAATCCGTCCGTGGCCCATTTGATGAATACGTCGCCGCCATTGGTCTTCGGCAACGTCGCCATCATTCCGACCGCCCTGGAAAACGCCCGGGTGGTGAAATCGATGAAGGCCACGAAGGCCGACATGCTCGCGTTCGATGTGCGGACCGGGAAAAAGTTGTGGAGCTTCCATACGATTCCACGGAATGGCGAGTTCGGCGAAGAGACGTGGCTGAACGGGTCGAATATCTATACCGGGCATACGGGCGCCTGGGCCCCCTTTACCGTCGATGAACAGCTGGGGTATGTCTATATTCCGGTTGAGGGCGCGACCGGCGATCAGTACGGCGGACAGCGCCCCGGGAACAATTTGTTTTCGTCGTCCATCGTTTGCCTCGACATCAAGACCGGCAAACGGATCTGGCATTACCAGTTGACGCATCACGATATCTGGGACTACGACATGCCGACCGCGCCGATCCTGGCGGACATTACCGTTAACGGCAGACCGGTCAAAGCGGTTGTGCAGTTGACGAAGCAGGCCTTCGCGTTCGTCTTCGACCGGACCAACGGCCAGCCGGTTTTTCCGATCGAAGAGCGTCCGGTTCCCCAGAGCGATGCCCCGGGGGAGAAGACATCCCCAACACAGCCATTTCCGATCAAGCCCGCCGCCGTCGATAGACAGGGCATGAGCGAAAGCGACCTGATCGACTTCACGCCGCAGCTCAAGCAGATGGCGCTCGACGCGGTGAAGGGTTTTCGTCTGGGGCCGATGTTCACGCCTCCGTCCGTGGTAGATCCGGCCAAAGGTACGAAAGGCACGCTGACATTCCCCGGTTCGGGCGGCGTCGATTGGGAAGGTGGTGCGCTCGATCCTGAGACCGGGTTCCTGTACGTCGGTTCTGCCACACGCACCGACACCGCTGTCTATGGCCTGCAAAAACCAAATCCAGGGGAGACCGATATCGAAATGACCGGTACGGCCAGCGTCGCCCCAACGATCCAACGGTTGCCGATTGTCAAACCGCCATGGACGCGAATCACCGCCATCAACCTCAACACTGGCGACACGCTCTGGCAGGTCCCGAACGGCGGCACGCCGGAGTGGGTAACGAATCATCCGCTGCTCAAAGGCGTGAAGCTTCCGCAAACCGGGAGTGTCGGCCGGGCGCCGCTGCTCATGGCGACGAAGACGCTGTTGTTTGCCGGATCCGGTTACGAAACGGAGCCCGCCTTCCGCGCCTTCGACAAGAAGACCGGCGCGTTGATCTGGGAAACGCAGACGCAGCCCGGTCCCCCGACGGGCGTACCGATGACCTACATCTACAAGGGGAAGCAATACGTTGTCGTCGCGGTGGAAGGCAATGCCGCCACCCGGACGGCGTCTGCTCTGGTCGCTTATACGCTGCCATAG